Proteins encoded in a region of the Haloglomus salinum genome:
- the grpE gene encoding nucleotide exchange factor GrpE, translated as MTDSSRGGPRPLGVDLGSATTTGAVVEAGTPRLLEVDGQSALPTRFAVTTEAGIVVGTDATTAERDGMTPLPYLGDGPTDATPDDLPLPVFLGELRRTWVDALADGRPVTDGGEDRDGGIDDIEGVERVDTDETADAEDESDADATDADAADDTDTDAADASEADRDADADEGTAVKARTDAEATDEAGDGADAEPATETETDAADAETGAGTGGADESGTEESADAATDRSDADAAPTADTDAGAGTDEGRAEPATEDDTGTPSPGAFGPTTITVPGPYAASDLAAVESAAEAAGFGDPLAVRAPVAVAATELPDCEDERTVAVADIGASWGSFAVVTVRPDGDLSVAARTSLTDHGRETLDETLATWLVDRVGRDHGVTFRLDDDARARVRAAAHDALDTVASGDDGAATIDLELSEGVEVVEGGVFDADALSPTIELTMDDCFDALADHLRAIQGAIEDLLGAAAVDDIDTLLLTGDGTRPAPVLFAVENAFDRRSQPPTEGDRYTAASVGAALLASARAEGGESVVDETYDRDVELHALGESGPEARRLDAPGTGPGRPCRAELAPAAETQLSGAFELQFRHRITGEREHAGTYVCSGLPSGADEGRLTVSFDAPAARLDAANAGDAVTVEPVADEAAPEADASATDGGAVPDRAGEFTFARDDEAGAPWLAHADIDRAALPASERGGDDGQSGLDARSDTERALATVDEESVARAAWKLRNKLWKQGVRKGDGIPGDDLQLLFRELDQNLSMASVEIIEPELGSTLDDRRHWVVEARETDEPTETILEVNSLGVAVDGNVLEQAEVTVAK; from the coding sequence ATGACCGATTCATCCCGCGGGGGGCCGCGGCCACTGGGTGTGGACCTGGGGAGTGCGACGACGACCGGCGCCGTCGTCGAGGCGGGGACACCACGGCTGCTGGAGGTCGACGGGCAGTCGGCCCTGCCGACGAGATTCGCGGTCACGACGGAGGCGGGCATCGTCGTCGGCACGGATGCGACGACGGCCGAGAGGGACGGGATGACGCCGCTCCCGTACCTCGGCGACGGCCCGACCGACGCGACGCCGGACGACCTGCCGCTGCCGGTGTTCCTGGGAGAACTCCGACGCACCTGGGTAGACGCCCTGGCGGACGGCCGCCCGGTGACCGACGGCGGCGAGGACCGGGACGGTGGCATCGACGATATCGAGGGCGTCGAACGGGTCGACACCGACGAGACGGCCGACGCCGAGGACGAGTCGGACGCGGACGCTACCGATGCCGACGCTGCCGACGACACCGATACCGACGCTGCCGACGCGTCCGAGGCGGACCGCGACGCGGACGCCGACGAGGGAACGGCGGTGAAGGCCCGGACGGACGCCGAGGCGACGGACGAGGCCGGCGATGGGGCGGACGCCGAACCTGCGACCGAGACGGAGACCGACGCGGCCGATGCGGAGACCGGCGCGGGCACCGGGGGCGCCGACGAGTCGGGCACCGAGGAGTCCGCGGACGCTGCCACGGACCGCTCCGACGCGGACGCTGCTCCGACCGCCGACACCGATGCCGGGGCCGGCACGGACGAGGGCAGGGCCGAACCCGCCACCGAGGACGACACCGGGACGCCGTCGCCCGGCGCCTTCGGCCCGACCACGATAACGGTCCCGGGCCCCTACGCCGCGTCGGACCTCGCGGCCGTCGAGTCGGCCGCCGAGGCCGCCGGCTTCGGCGACCCGCTGGCGGTCCGGGCCCCGGTGGCCGTCGCGGCGACGGAACTCCCCGACTGCGAGGACGAGCGGACCGTCGCGGTCGCCGACATCGGCGCCTCCTGGGGGTCGTTCGCGGTCGTCACGGTGCGGCCCGACGGCGACCTGTCGGTGGCCGCGCGGACCTCGCTGACCGACCACGGCCGCGAGACGCTCGACGAGACGCTGGCGACCTGGCTGGTCGACCGTGTCGGCCGCGACCACGGCGTCACGTTCCGGCTCGACGACGACGCCCGGGCCCGGGTTCGGGCGGCCGCACACGACGCCCTCGACACGGTCGCGAGCGGCGACGACGGGGCCGCGACCATCGACCTGGAGCTCTCGGAGGGCGTCGAGGTGGTCGAGGGTGGCGTGTTCGATGCGGACGCGCTGTCGCCCACTATCGAGCTGACGATGGACGACTGCTTCGACGCGCTTGCCGACCACCTCCGGGCGATACAGGGGGCTATCGAGGACCTGCTGGGGGCCGCCGCCGTCGACGACATCGACACGCTGCTCCTGACCGGCGACGGGACCCGGCCGGCACCGGTGCTGTTCGCCGTCGAGAACGCGTTCGACCGGCGGTCACAGCCCCCGACCGAGGGCGACCGGTACACGGCTGCGTCGGTCGGCGCCGCGCTGCTCGCGTCGGCCCGGGCGGAGGGCGGTGAATCCGTCGTCGACGAGACGTACGACCGGGACGTGGAACTCCACGCACTCGGCGAGTCCGGCCCCGAGGCGCGCCGCCTGGACGCGCCCGGGACCGGCCCGGGCAGGCCATGTCGGGCGGAGCTCGCTCCGGCCGCGGAGACGCAGCTCTCCGGCGCCTTCGAGCTCCAGTTCCGTCACCGCATCACCGGCGAGCGCGAGCACGCCGGGACGTACGTCTGCTCCGGCCTCCCGAGCGGGGCCGACGAGGGGCGGCTGACCGTCTCCTTCGACGCACCGGCCGCCCGACTCGACGCCGCGAACGCCGGCGATGCCGTGACTGTCGAGCCGGTCGCGGACGAGGCCGCACCCGAAGCGGACGCGAGCGCGACCGACGGCGGCGCCGTGCCCGACCGGGCTGGCGAGTTCACGTTCGCCCGTGACGACGAGGCCGGCGCGCCCTGGCTGGCCCACGCGGATATCGACCGAGCGGCTCTTCCCGCCTCCGAGCGCGGCGGCGACGACGGGCAGTCCGGACTCGATGCCCGCTCGGACACCGAGCGTGCCCTCGCGACCGTCGACGAGGAGTCCGTGGCCCGCGCGGCCTGGAAACTCCGCAACAAGCTCTGGAAGCAGGGCGTCCGGAAGGGCGACGGGATTCCAGGCGACGACCTCCAGCTCCTGTTCCGGGAACTCGACCAGAACCTCTCGATGGCGTCCGTCGAGATCATCGAACCGGAGCTCGGCTCGACACTGGACGACCGGCGCCACTGGGTCGTCGAGGCCCGGGAGACGGACGAGCCCACGGAGACGATTCTGGAGGTCAACTCGCTGGGCGTCGCCGTCGACGGTAACGTGCTCGAACAGGCCGAGGTCACCGTCGCGAAGTGA
- a CDS encoding Hsp70 family protein has translation MRIGIDLGTANSAMAYLDSEAETTELIRNNLGDEFTPSAVFVVPEDVPGERIAVGEAALAQGPQYPERVLTYPMGDFDKEEVTYWLGNEEFTPTQVATYILDYLKRQAEQSLDETIEGAVITVPVEFGDRARKRTERAAEAAGFEVDEIIDEPTAACLLYGHQEDVDGTLLVYDLGGRRFDATLVEVGAFIDVIATEGDGVLGGEDLDDALYEHVSAKLVDEGGPDPADAHEMDQVLLREEVQEAKEDLTYLEQTAFVWENTGVEVSRKEFESVIDEYIQRTIDRTAALFERDAVRDEGITRDDVDHVLLVGGSTRIPLVQKRVEEFFEQEPRFDIDPDTVVARGAALQAAEYRDDFHSDRSGHGDADLLAYNIGIESHAGTFIEILETGARLPAEVTETYTNPADNATELPIPLWAEGEDGEPVDEAGRVGDIVLEGLPKRPAGELRLEVTLTVQHDGSLHVEAVETGTGATVEATLDIDGDDPWPDIENEVPDPDIEAFDHSRPGSRDVDASDG, from the coding sequence ATGCGAATCGGTATCGACCTGGGGACAGCGAACAGCGCGATGGCGTACCTCGACAGCGAGGCGGAGACGACGGAACTGATCCGGAACAATCTGGGAGACGAGTTCACGCCGTCGGCCGTGTTCGTCGTCCCCGAGGACGTGCCGGGCGAGCGAATCGCAGTCGGGGAGGCGGCACTCGCCCAGGGCCCGCAGTATCCCGAGCGGGTGCTCACCTATCCCATGGGAGATTTCGACAAGGAGGAGGTGACGTACTGGCTCGGAAACGAGGAGTTCACACCGACGCAGGTCGCGACGTACATCCTCGACTACCTGAAGCGGCAGGCCGAGCAATCACTCGACGAGACCATCGAGGGGGCGGTCATCACCGTTCCAGTCGAGTTCGGCGACAGGGCACGCAAGCGGACGGAGCGGGCGGCAGAGGCGGCAGGCTTCGAGGTCGACGAGATCATCGACGAGCCGACGGCGGCCTGTTTGTTGTACGGCCATCAAGAGGATGTCGACGGGACGCTACTCGTGTACGACTTGGGCGGGCGGCGGTTCGACGCGACGCTGGTCGAGGTTGGGGCGTTCATCGATGTAATCGCCACGGAGGGCGACGGAGTACTCGGTGGGGAGGACCTCGACGACGCGCTGTACGAGCACGTCAGCGCGAAGCTCGTCGACGAGGGCGGCCCCGACCCCGCCGACGCCCACGAGATGGACCAGGTCCTCCTCCGTGAGGAGGTTCAGGAGGCGAAAGAGGATCTCACGTATCTCGAACAGACGGCGTTCGTCTGGGAGAATACGGGGGTTGAGGTTTCCCGGAAGGAGTTCGAGTCGGTCATCGACGAGTACATCCAGCGGACCATCGACAGGACGGCCGCCCTGTTCGAGCGCGACGCCGTGCGGGACGAGGGCATCACGAGAGACGACGTCGACCACGTCCTGCTGGTCGGTGGGAGTACGCGCATCCCGCTGGTCCAGAAGCGCGTCGAGGAGTTCTTCGAGCAGGAGCCACGGTTCGACATCGACCCGGATACTGTCGTCGCCCGAGGCGCGGCGCTCCAGGCCGCTGAGTATCGTGACGACTTCCACTCCGATCGATCCGGGCATGGGGATGCAGACCTCCTGGCGTACAACATCGGCATCGAGTCGCACGCCGGAACCTTCATCGAGATTCTCGAGACGGGGGCGAGACTCCCCGCGGAGGTGACCGAGACCTACACGAACCCCGCCGACAACGCGACGGAGTTACCGATTCCACTCTGGGCGGAGGGCGAGGACGGTGAACCGGTCGACGAGGCCGGACGAGTGGGGGACATCGTCCTCGAGGGGCTTCCGAAGCGGCCGGCCGGCGAACTCCGTCTCGAGGTGACGCTCACGGTCCAGCACGACGGTAGCCTGCACGTCGAGGCCGTCGAGACGGGGACCGGAGCGACCGTCGAAGCGACCCTGGATATCGACGGTGACGACCCGTGGCCGGACATCGAGAACGAGGTGCCGGACCCCGATATCGAGGCCTTCGACCACTCTCGCCCCGGCTCCCGGGATGTGGATGCTTCCGACGGCTGA
- a CDS encoding zinc ribbon domain-containing protein, with protein sequence MPELVGMLGTIAALLTLVGSYRLADYFFNRGPELAGLLAVGVTAAFLILFEPLMLLMGTLALVAPVAAVASHYGLSPASMLPSGRGTGSGSGGSGTGSGGSGTGTGGSGTGTSTGNTGGSTTGSGSGNSGGGSGGGGTTSGNSGGGGSGSGTTGGGSTPGIQCPNCGEQNDPDATFCANSSCGYKLDT encoded by the coding sequence ATGCCCGAGCTCGTGGGGATGCTGGGGACGATCGCGGCGCTACTGACGCTCGTCGGGAGCTACCGGCTCGCGGACTACTTCTTCAACCGCGGCCCGGAACTCGCCGGCCTGCTCGCTGTCGGGGTGACGGCGGCCTTCCTCATCCTGTTCGAGCCACTCATGCTCCTCATGGGAACGCTCGCGCTCGTCGCACCGGTCGCAGCCGTCGCGAGCCACTACGGCCTGAGCCCGGCATCGATGTTGCCGAGCGGGCGCGGAACGGGGAGCGGCTCCGGCGGCTCCGGAACAGGCTCCGGCGGCTCGGGGACCGGGACCGGCGGCTCCGGAACCGGGACCAGCACCGGGAACACCGGCGGCTCGACCACGGGCAGCGGCTCCGGCAACTCCGGGGGCGGCTCCGGAGGAGGCGGCACCACCAGCGGCAACTCCGGGGGCGGGGGCTCGGGGAGCGGCACCACCGGCGGCGGAAGCACCCCCGGTATCCAGTGTCCGAACTGCGGCGAACAGAACGACCCGGACGCGACGTTCTGTGCGAACAGCAGCTGCGGCTACAAACTCGATACATGA
- a CDS encoding sodium:phosphate symporter — translation MSSPVDTVAERLPGSIGPLLGTLVTVLLFLFAVQLLGTATDAAAPVLERLLRRVVVGDASALGLGWLGAYALANGSVVAALGLTLFSAGLVSVPQLFLLVVGTRLGGAAIVVFIGALDYFQKERYSVRESVSMGLLTFLVTHSIYLPVTVLGYLALPSLQTPVDAVSRNWAVGIRSLAFIDPVTEAIVSVLGPAGSFVLAIAVLFGSLKLFDRILAGVDTAVLRDQLFSQFERTWLAFVAGLFVTATTTSVAFSLGVIVPLYNRGYVKREELVPYVLGANIGTLFDTLVVAIVLESAAGLAVVLQVVGLATLVTLVALVGTDAYTRAVVATDDRLLEERRLFVAFVAALVLVPLVLVLVPLVLG, via the coding sequence ATGTCCTCGCCGGTCGACACCGTCGCGGAGCGGCTCCCCGGGTCGATCGGACCGCTGCTCGGGACGCTCGTGACGGTCCTGCTGTTCCTGTTCGCCGTCCAGTTGCTCGGGACGGCCACCGACGCCGCGGCGCCGGTACTGGAGCGGCTGCTCCGCCGTGTTGTCGTCGGCGATGCGTCCGCGCTCGGACTCGGCTGGCTCGGGGCCTACGCGCTGGCCAACGGCTCGGTCGTCGCGGCACTCGGGCTCACGCTGTTCAGCGCTGGCCTCGTCTCCGTCCCGCAGCTGTTCCTGCTGGTCGTCGGCACGCGTCTCGGCGGGGCTGCCATCGTCGTCTTCATCGGCGCGCTGGACTACTTCCAGAAGGAGCGCTACTCCGTCCGCGAGTCGGTCAGCATGGGCTTGCTGACCTTCCTGGTGACCCACTCCATCTACCTCCCGGTCACCGTCCTGGGCTATCTCGCACTGCCCTCCCTCCAGACCCCGGTGGACGCGGTCAGTCGGAACTGGGCCGTCGGCATCCGGTCGCTGGCGTTCATCGACCCAGTCACGGAGGCCATCGTCTCCGTCCTCGGTCCGGCAGGTTCGTTCGTCCTGGCCATCGCGGTGCTGTTCGGGAGTCTGAAACTGTTCGACCGCATCCTCGCCGGCGTCGACACTGCCGTCCTCCGGGACCAGTTGTTCAGTCAGTTCGAGCGGACCTGGCTCGCCTTCGTCGCCGGGCTCTTCGTCACGGCCACCACCACCAGTGTCGCGTTCTCGCTGGGCGTCATCGTGCCGCTGTACAACCGCGGCTACGTGAAACGCGAGGAGCTCGTTCCGTACGTCCTCGGGGCGAACATCGGGACGCTGTTCGATACGCTCGTCGTGGCGATAGTCCTCGAATCCGCCGCCGGCCTCGCGGTCGTCCTTCAGGTCGTCGGGCTGGCGACGCTCGTGACACTGGTGGCACTGGTCGGCACCGACGCCTACACCCGGGCTGTCGTCGCCACCGACGACCGGCTCCTCGAGGAGCGCCGGCTCTTCGTGGCGTTCGTGGCCGCGCTGGTGCTGGTGCCGCTGGTGCTGGTGCTGGTGCCGCTGGTGCTGGGGTGA
- a CDS encoding universal stress protein, whose amino-acid sequence MVDHVLVPMDDSPLARQALDFALDVHPAADITVLHVVDYVEESYGAEMLVGPDELRERALDRADQLVDEARERAADHEGDLRTATEFGDPARKIVQYAADEAVDLVVMGGHGRPLVSRILLGDVAQRVVQRAECPVTVVR is encoded by the coding sequence ATGGTCGACCACGTCCTCGTGCCGATGGACGACTCACCGCTGGCGCGACAGGCGCTCGACTTCGCGCTGGACGTCCACCCGGCAGCCGACATCACCGTGTTGCACGTCGTCGACTACGTGGAGGAGAGCTACGGCGCGGAGATGCTCGTGGGCCCCGACGAGTTGCGTGAACGGGCGCTCGACCGTGCCGACCAGCTCGTCGACGAGGCGCGCGAGCGCGCCGCCGACCACGAGGGGGACCTCCGGACGGCCACGGAGTTCGGGGACCCCGCCCGGAAAATCGTCCAATACGCCGCTGACGAAGCCGTCGACCTCGTCGTGATGGGGGGGCACGGCCGACCGCTGGTCTCGCGAATCCTGCTCGGCGACGTCGCCCAGCGCGTCGTCCAGCGGGCGGAGTGCCCCGTGACGGTCGTCCGGTGA
- a CDS encoding HVO_2922 family protein → MSRATFEVYEDREGKWRWRLVHDNGNIIADSGEGYASRQKCEQGLESVKQNAPGADVVELDDPPEE, encoded by the coding sequence ATGTCCAGAGCCACCTTCGAGGTGTACGAGGACCGGGAGGGCAAGTGGCGCTGGCGGCTCGTCCACGACAACGGCAACATCATCGCCGACAGCGGCGAGGGGTACGCGAGCCGGCAGAAGTGCGAGCAGGGCCTCGAGAGCGTCAAGCAGAACGCACCGGGGGCCGACGTGGTGGAACTCGACGACCCGCCCGAAGAATGA
- a CDS encoding DUF2267 domain-containing protein, protein MNFDEFTGEVQHRLELPETGETVRATRATLMTLGSRIPADNAEDLAASLPMEIRWYMTGAVTEHGQHFDWAEFVERVADIERADPSDAAYHARVIVDLVRTQVPESDFQQLRDQLPESEDDENWGKLFEVVDSGGWSEPAQV, encoded by the coding sequence ATGAACTTCGACGAGTTCACCGGCGAGGTACAGCACCGACTCGAACTCCCGGAGACCGGTGAGACCGTGCGCGCCACCCGGGCGACCCTGATGACGCTCGGGTCACGTATCCCCGCAGACAACGCAGAGGACCTGGCGGCCTCGCTCCCGATGGAGATCCGCTGGTACATGACCGGCGCCGTCACCGAGCACGGCCAGCACTTCGACTGGGCGGAGTTCGTCGAGCGCGTCGCCGACATCGAGCGTGCCGACCCGTCGGACGCGGCCTACCACGCCCGGGTCATCGTGGACCTCGTCAGAACGCAGGTTCCCGAGTCGGATTTCCAGCAGCTCCGTGACCAGCTCCCCGAGAGCGAGGACGACGAGAACTGGGGCAAGCTGTTCGAGGTGGTCGATTCCGGCGGCTGGAGCGAGCCCGCACAGGTGTAG
- a CDS encoding MOSC domain-containing protein, translating to MARLERLRVFPLKGLDGIDVEAAEILEGGTLEHDREFALFDDEGDVVNGKRTARVHDLTTDFDPDEGTFRVEPPDGETYRFDPETERERAARWFGSFFDADLTLRRDASLGFVDRREMGPSVISTATLETVAAWFDGMTVDGVRRRLRANIEVSGVAPFWEDRFVGGTAPDFEVGGVRFEGVTPCGRCVVPERAPDTGEPTPEFRQRFVERRRETFPEWADEDAFDHHYSLMILTRIPESDRGAALRVGDEVTTLE from the coding sequence ATGGCCCGCTTGGAACGGCTCCGGGTGTTCCCACTGAAGGGGTTGGACGGTATCGACGTCGAGGCGGCCGAGATTCTCGAGGGTGGGACCCTGGAACACGACCGCGAGTTCGCCCTCTTCGACGACGAGGGGGACGTGGTCAACGGGAAACGGACCGCGCGGGTCCACGACCTCACGACCGACTTCGACCCCGACGAGGGTACGTTCCGGGTCGAGCCCCCCGACGGTGAGACGTACCGGTTCGACCCGGAGACGGAGCGCGAGCGTGCGGCTCGGTGGTTCGGGTCGTTCTTCGATGCGGACCTGACGCTCCGGCGGGACGCGTCGCTCGGGTTCGTCGACCGGCGCGAGATGGGGCCGTCGGTGATCAGCACGGCGACGCTCGAAACCGTCGCCGCCTGGTTCGACGGGATGACCGTCGACGGCGTTCGGCGGCGCCTCCGGGCGAACATCGAAGTCTCGGGGGTGGCGCCGTTCTGGGAGGACCGGTTCGTGGGGGGGACTGCCCCCGACTTCGAGGTCGGTGGCGTCCGGTTCGAGGGCGTGACGCCCTGTGGCCGGTGTGTCGTCCCCGAGCGTGCCCCCGACACCGGTGAGCCGACGCCCGAGTTCCGCCAGCGGTTCGTGGAGCGACGGAGGGAGACGTTCCCCGAGTGGGCCGACGAGGACGCGTTCGACCACCACTACTCGCTGATGATACTCACCCGTATCCCGGAGTCGGACCGCGGGGCGGCCCTCCGGGTCGGCGACGAGGTCACGACGCTGGAGTGA
- a CDS encoding cupin domain-containing protein produces the protein MTTTHNLDELEGQPHANVFPDAEPKTIKLTLDAGGEVAPHSHPGREIVLYLVEGRIELQVGEETHELTAGAVARFDGDQDIAPQAIETSTALLVLAPRSDD, from the coding sequence ATGACAACGACCCACAACCTCGACGAACTGGAGGGACAGCCCCACGCGAACGTCTTCCCCGACGCGGAACCCAAGACAATCAAACTCACGCTCGATGCCGGCGGGGAGGTCGCTCCCCACAGCCACCCGGGCAGGGAGATCGTCCTCTACCTGGTCGAGGGACGCATCGAGTTGCAGGTCGGGGAGGAGACGCACGAACTGACGGCGGGCGCCGTCGCCCGCTTCGACGGCGACCAGGATATCGCACCGCAGGCCATCGAGACGAGCACCGCGCTGCTCGTCCTCGCGCCCCGGTCGGACGACTGA
- a CDS encoding Hsp70 family protein, giving the protein MRIGIDLGTTNSAMAYLDAEDGGTEMIQNDRADDTTPSVVLIEEDADEGDQITVGEAALTRRRISPERVLARTKQDIDKEEEVTYEIGGEEYTPVQAASYILGYLKEQAEQSLDEEVEGAVITVPYDFANRGRQRTEKAAEAAGFEVDEIINEPTAACLSYIHQEDVDGTLLVYDLGGGTFDATLVEAGALINVVSTEGDGELGGEDFDDALYEHVSQKIVDEGGPDPADAHEQEQASLQKEVKDAKHDLSDLNNTMFVWDGTEVEVTREEFESVIDDKIQQTIEKMDALFQKDAVQDEGIDKGDIDNVLLVGGSTRIPLVSERVEAFFEQEPKYNVDPDTVVARGAALQAAEYREEVPDDMTVDVTIHNVLSHNVGVELDDDTFDEILPEDVNVPTDETRTYTNPRDNISKIRVPVWEKAEDGAPVEQPDDAEELGELMLEGIPERPAGELDIEVTFDAGHDGTLHVEAVELETGTTVETTLEIGIDDPFPPSTGDGDQDDTIPRPGDEFDASRPGAQDEEAADD; this is encoded by the coding sequence ATGCGGATAGGAATCGACCTGGGGACGACGAACAGCGCGATGGCGTACCTCGATGCCGAGGACGGGGGGACCGAAATGATTCAGAACGACCGGGCGGACGACACCACGCCGTCGGTCGTACTGATTGAGGAGGATGCCGACGAGGGGGACCAGATTACGGTCGGCGAGGCGGCACTCACCCGGCGCCGTATCAGCCCCGAGCGAGTCCTCGCTCGTACCAAGCAGGACATCGACAAGGAAGAGGAGGTGACGTACGAGATCGGTGGCGAGGAGTACACGCCCGTGCAGGCCGCGTCGTACATCCTGGGCTACCTGAAGGAACAGGCCGAGCAGTCGCTCGACGAGGAGGTCGAGGGGGCGGTCATCACCGTGCCGTACGACTTCGCGAACCGTGGTCGCCAGCGGACGGAGAAGGCCGCGGAGGCGGCGGGGTTCGAGGTCGACGAGATCATCAACGAGCCGACGGCCGCCTGTCTCTCCTACATCCACCAGGAGGATGTCGACGGGACGCTGCTCGTGTACGACCTGGGTGGTGGGACGTTCGACGCGACACTGGTCGAGGCGGGAGCGCTCATCAACGTCGTCTCCACGGAGGGTGATGGTGAACTCGGTGGCGAGGACTTCGACGACGCGCTGTACGAGCACGTGAGTCAGAAGATCGTCGACGAGGGTGGGCCCGACCCGGCGGACGCCCACGAACAGGAACAGGCTTCTCTCCAGAAGGAGGTCAAGGACGCGAAGCACGACCTCTCGGACCTCAACAACACGATGTTCGTCTGGGACGGGACCGAGGTGGAGGTGACTCGCGAGGAGTTCGAGTCGGTCATCGACGACAAGATACAGCAGACCATCGAGAAGATGGATGCGCTGTTCCAGAAGGACGCCGTGCAGGACGAGGGAATCGACAAGGGCGACATCGACAACGTCCTGCTGGTCGGCGGGAGCACGCGCATCCCGCTGGTCAGCGAGCGTGTCGAGGCGTTCTTCGAGCAGGAACCGAAGTACAACGTCGACCCGGACACGGTGGTCGCCCGGGGCGCGGCGCTCCAGGCCGCGGAGTACCGTGAGGAGGTCCCCGACGACATGACGGTGGACGTCACCATCCACAACGTCCTCTCGCACAACGTCGGCGTCGAGCTGGACGACGACACCTTCGACGAGATCCTCCCCGAGGACGTGAACGTCCCGACGGACGAGACGCGGACGTACACGAACCCGCGGGACAACATCTCGAAGATCCGGGTCCCGGTCTGGGAGAAGGCCGAGGACGGGGCGCCGGTCGAGCAGCCCGACGACGCCGAGGAACTCGGCGAACTCATGCTCGAGGGGATTCCCGAGCGGCCGGCCGGCGAACTCGACATCGAGGTGACGTTCGACGCGGGCCACGACGGCACCCTGCACGTCGAGGCCGTCGAACTGGAGACCGGAACGACCGTCGAGACGACGCTCGAGATCGGCATCGACGACCCGTTCCCACCGAGTACGGGCGACGGTGACCAGGACGACACCATCCCCCGTCCCGGTGACGAGTTCGACGCCTCCCGTCCCGGCGCGCAGGACGAGGAAGCCGCCGACGACTGA
- a CDS encoding cupin domain-containing protein, translated as MTATDFDAERSYDDGQFSAVEGFRSDRMKVVFGDFESEQFIPVHDPSSDVAVHLRSGTGRVRDGGEEHRVEPGDVVVVGADTDRGVRADADTRLEALLVTAPPPTDAEHEPVREGLRRNEFGPHDP; from the coding sequence ATGACGGCGACCGACTTCGACGCGGAGCGCTCGTACGACGACGGGCAGTTCTCGGCAGTCGAGGGGTTCCGCAGCGACCGGATGAAGGTCGTCTTCGGGGACTTCGAGTCGGAGCAGTTCATCCCAGTCCACGACCCATCCAGCGATGTGGCGGTCCACCTCCGCTCGGGGACCGGACGCGTCCGCGACGGCGGCGAGGAGCACCGCGTCGAACCGGGCGACGTGGTCGTCGTCGGGGCCGACACCGACAGGGGTGTCAGGGCCGACGCCGACACGCGACTGGAGGCCCTGCTCGTCACCGCACCGCCGCCCACCGACGCCGAGCACGAGCCAGTCCGCGAGGGACTCCGGCGGAACGAATTCGGCCCACACGACCCATGA
- a CDS encoding PKD domain-containing protein, which translates to MRDYRLLLVAALVLTAGCTGGSITGGDATISDRVDGDCDDRHSELDLRLSLSYTDHADLFSETDAVVLVEYTDGGQWSRATRIGDAPSGGIERTISLTGSDFGGVEGPVRLRVSVLDDDLINNQDLGSVPVGEVAVEPQRKDRGTLSAGFDWRGDLRRNTSVTFVAGDRSDSDCPVVSYDWDFDADGTAEREGRTVTYRFQSDGYHTVTLTVADSRGREASVEREVLVVFDPDGDGVTSAIERARGSDPRDPDTDDDLFHDGIDPAPTSLLVPTGLIQGVLFALLFGAFLYSTRDSLPP; encoded by the coding sequence ATGCGGGACTACCGGCTCCTGCTCGTGGCCGCCCTCGTGCTGACTGCGGGGTGCACCGGTGGCTCCATCACTGGGGGGGACGCGACAATCTCCGACCGGGTCGACGGGGACTGTGACGACCGTCACAGCGAACTCGACCTCCGCCTGTCCCTCTCGTACACCGACCACGCCGACCTGTTCTCCGAGACGGACGCGGTCGTCCTGGTCGAGTACACGGACGGGGGGCAGTGGTCACGGGCGACGCGCATCGGTGATGCACCCAGCGGGGGTATCGAACGGACGATCTCGCTCACGGGGTCGGACTTCGGCGGCGTGGAGGGCCCGGTCCGACTGCGGGTCAGCGTACTCGACGACGACCTCATCAACAACCAGGACCTGGGGTCGGTTCCGGTCGGCGAGGTGGCCGTCGAGCCACAGCGGAAGGACCGCGGCACGCTCTCGGCGGGCTTCGACTGGCGTGGGGACCTCCGGCGGAACACCTCCGTCACCTTCGTGGCCGGGGACCGGTCGGACTCGGACTGCCCCGTCGTCTCCTACGACTGGGACTTCGACGCCGACGGGACCGCCGAGCGGGAGGGGCGGACGGTCACGTACCGGTTCCAGTCCGACGGATATCACACGGTCACGCTGACGGTCGCCGACAGTCGCGGCCGGGAGGCCAGTGTCGAGCGCGAGGTGCTCGTCGTGTTCGACCCAGACGGTGACGGCGTGACCAGCGCCATCGAGCGCGCCCGCGGCTCCGACCCCCGCGACCCTGACACGGACGACGACCTCTTCCACGACGGTATCGACCCGGCCCCCACGTCGCTTCTCGTTCCGACCGGGCTCATTCAGGGCGTGCTGTTCGCGCTGTTGTTCGGCGCGTTCCTGTACAGCACCCGTGACTCCTTGCCACCATAG